The Candidatus Zixiibacteriota bacterium genomic sequence CTTTATGGTAGGCGGTTTTTTGGCGACCGTGGGAGGGGGACCGAGGTCGGCGATTGTCTTGATGATTTGCACCGGCACATCGGAATAATCCTCCGCCGTAATCGCCTTATAGATATAGGCGCCGCCCACAAATACGACGACCAGCATCGCCGAGAAGAGAACCCCCAGCAGCATATTGCGCTGGTATTTAATCTTGAGCTCAAAGGCTCCGTAGTCGCTGTACTTGGGCGTGTAAACCTTAGCCATACTAAACACCTCCTCCAACGGCGGCTGAGGCCGCCTCGATAATTTTATCGTCGCTATCCTCCCAGTTCCCCATAGCATAGCGATAAGAAAATCTCTCGTCGGGCGTAAGGTCATCCACCTTCTTATTTAACTCTTTTGCCCTGGCAGCGTTCCAGGAACGCTCCAGAATATCAATCTCATCCAGAATATCAACCATGGAGTTGTAGCGGGCGTCTTTCCGAATCAGTATTAGGGTGCTCAGTTTCGGATTCTCCCGGTTCAGAGAAACCAGCAGGTTCCTCAAAGAGTCGGCGTCAACAACATAGCCGCTGGTGTCAGACGCTGATTTCGCCGGCGGAATCAGCTGGGGAAGATTTTTGGCGGGATTGCCGATATTCCAGAAAAACCGATCCAAGCCGTCAATCCTGAGAGTGAGAAGATTCGATTCCGCCACTTCGACTTCAGTCTGCTCCTCTTCCGGCGGCAGGTTGATTTCCATTGCCTGCGGCATGGAGAAGACGGTTGAAACCATATAGAAAATCAGAAGGAGAAAAGCGATATCGACCATGGGAGTCATATCAATGCGGATAGAGATTCTTCTTTTGGGGCGGCGATGACCTTTCCCTTTGCCCGGTTTTTGGCGTTCTACTACTTCACCGGCCATTCAAATCACTCCTTTCCATCTTTACGCTCCTCCGGCGCCGCTGGCGGCGAGCTCGCGCTCCTGATCCGTGATGATGAGGAAGCGGGTTAGATGGTTCTCCTTCATCGAATTCATGATATCGTTCATGACTCCAAAACTGGCTTCTTTGTCAGCTTTTATAACAATCAGGGCGCGCGTGTTAATGGCGCGAGCGCGGTTTATGACAGCGCTTACGTTATAGGTATCGACCTCGGCGTATTTGCGGACGGTCGTGCTGACTTCGTTGCCGTCGATGGTAATTGTCTCCTTCTGAAGAAAGTCCACATAGATGGAATCTTTCTTGGAGACGGTGACATTGATAATATCCTTATCCGGCAGCTTAATCTGCGAGTGCGACCTGGGCAAGGTAACCGCCTTTGCCTCCGGTGGCTTAAATTGCGTCGTCGCCATATAGAAGATAAGGAGAAGAAAGGCAATATCGACCATCGGGGTCATGTCGATCCTGATGCTGATTCGCCGTTTTTTCTTAATTCCCATAAATTACACGCCTTCTTTTGCCTTCAACAGCTGAAGCACCTCAAAGGTCGCCTCATCAGTGGTGTAATTGAAGGCATCCACTTTATTAACAAAGAAGTTATAGAAAAGGATTCCACCTATACCGGAAATCAGACCGCCGGCGGTATTGACCAGCGCTTCAGAAATACCGATAGCCAGCTGCTGGGCATCGATGACGCCGCCTTCGACATTACCGGTGGCGGCAAAAGCGCGAATCATACCGATGGTGGTGCCCAGAAGTCCAATCATGGTGGCGATGGAGGCGATGGTGGAGAGGGCAATCAGATTTCTTTCCAGTAGCGGACCTTCCAGGGCGTTGGCTTCATCAATGGCAGCCTGGGTTAAGGCGATTTTCTTCTCGCCGTCGATAGATTTATCATCCTTGACCTGTCGATATCTTTCGATACCGGCGCGAAGGACGTTGGCGGTGGTGCCGCGCTGTTTATCGCAAGCGGCGATGGCGCCGTCATAGTCGCCGGCCTGGAGCAGAGATATCAGGTTCTTGAAGAAAACCTGAATGGAGCTTTTTCCCTTAGCCACCTTGTAGAGAGAGATAAACCGTTCCACGATGAACGCAATGAGCATAAGGAGAATAGCCATCAGGGCAACGACCAGAAAACCTCCCTGGTAAACGGAGTGCGCAATTGTTCCCGGCGGCTGGGCTTTCAGAATGACGCCCCAGACGATATAGCCGATTACAAATGAAAACAGCACAATCAGGGTGATGAAGAGTGATTGTTTCACCTTAAAAAAACCTCCAATCTGATATTAATTACACAATTCCCATTTTTAAATTTCTATGGCCTTTACCGCATTCATAATGAAAGCGAAAAGGGTGATATAGAATCCGTATGACAATATCCCAAGATAAGTTCCAATCCCGTAGCTCTTGTCGATTTGAACCAGAGTATTAGCGGTGTTGAAAGAGTAGTCGGCGCCGAAGAAGGATATAATCAAACAGAAACCCCAGATAGCAACCGGAATCCAGTTCCATCTCAGGATCTTTTTCAGTTTGACCGCCTTGGTATCGGGGTCGCCTTTGACGCCATAGAGGGCATAGAGGGTGTAGGCGGCCAGCCCGATACAGAGCAGCATGTAAATAAGAAAGAGGATTCCGGTCAGCATAAGGATAAAGCCGGAGGAAAGGACATCGCCCAGATAGCCGAAGGCGCCCAGCGCGGTGGCGGAAGCATACTCTTTCCTGATTTCAACTTTCTTTTTAGCGGCGCTAATGCTGGCGAAGCCGCGCTCATCTTTCTGCGGCGTCTCGGTTCCGCCGGCGCCGCTGTCATCGGTAAGCGCCTGCTGCTCGGTGGGGGTCTGCTCCACCTGAAATTCCTTATATCCGGAAAACCAGGGGAAGAAAAGCGACAGCACCAGCAGGACCGATGTGACGGTAAGAACAATTTTTTCATATGGCGCCACCCGCGGCACCATAAGCGTGCATTCGTCGCGGACACCGGCGCCGCGCTGACGGCGCTGCATTATCCGCTGCACCCACGATTTCTTTTCCTCTTCGGATTTGAACAGCTCGCCGATTTTGCCGGGCTGGTAGTCAAATCCCAGATAGCGAAATCTCACATCGGGGTCGATACCTTTTTTTTCAGCGGCCTTTTGTTCATTTTCGGCCATATTATCTCCTAATCAGACAGCTCTATATTTAAAACTCGAACCTGGTGTTATCGAATCCGTCCCGAGCGGCGGTATTGCCCGGGTCGCACTTGGTGACTTTGGTGTACCACTCATTAGCCGCCTTAAAATCCTGTTTGGACTCTTCCTTCAGCTTGGCGTCGCGGCGCTCAATAGCGCGAAAATGGTATGCCTGGGCAATCCAGAGCATCAGGTTGACATCACTGCAGGCGGCATTCCCTTTTTTCAAACCGCAATTATAGGCGCGGTTGAGATAATCGATGGCGCGGGAGAAGTTCTTGGCGCAGAGACCGGCAAAGCTGGCGTAACCGAGCGACTTGAGAGCGTCGCAGTTGTCCGGTTCGGCGGCAAGGACTTTCTCGAAAAGGGCGGTCCCTTTGGGACATTCGGAGAGCTGGTAAAGATAAATCGATGCCAGCATCCCCTGGGCTTTGATATTATCCGGTTTGTACTCCAGAACTTTTTCCAGATAATCCGCGGCCAGACGCGGCAGATTGACACCCTCCAGCGGGTCGGCGCTGACCGGCATGCCGTCAATCGGTTCATCTCCCCCCTGCGCCAGCATCTGCGACTCTTTCTCGGCGAGGTACATAGCGCAGGTGGCGGCGTTATAATAAATCGACCAGAAGCGCTCGTCTATTCCCAAAGCAATCCGTTTCATATAGTAAATCAGGGCGTTGCGATAATCGCCGAGATAGTTATAACAGATAGCGGTGCTGTAAAGTACCCGGTCCTGGGTGGAATCTATCTCCAGCGACTTACGGTAATAATCCACGGCGTTGGCATAATCCTTCATATTTTCATACGCTTCGCCGAAGCGCCGGTATAACTCGTCGTTGGAAATTCCGGAAACAAAATCGGGTCCCTGTTTAGCCACCCATTCGACATGCTTGTTGAAATTGACAAGGGCGGAATCGAACTGGCTCATCCCGAGGAAAGCCCGTCCGCGATAGAAATATATATCTTTAGGCTCAACGGGAATCGAGAGAACGGTGGCGAAATTGGAATTGGCTTCTTCATAACCGCCAATCATCATGTACGCCATGCCGGTTTCATAAAAAGCCCGTCCGGTGGTGCTATCCGGCTTGCCGGAGGTCAACTCGATGAATTTCTTATAGGCGCCGATTGTCTCCATGAAGCGCCGTTTGGCGTCCTCTGGATTGCGCGAGGAAAGCGCCGCCCGATAGTAAATGCCGCCGGCGCGCATCCAGGCATCGGCGTGAGTGCTGTCTCGCGTCAAGACTATCTTCAACTTCTCCAGAGCGCAGGTGTAATCTTTCAGTTCCAGGCAGGCTTCCGCCATATGGAAGTAAACATCGAGGGAAGCGGTGTCGAGCTTGAGAGCGGTTTCGTATTCGGCCAGAGCCAGCGGATAGACTTTCATCATGTAATTGACATCGCCCAGGTTGATATGATACTCGGCGTTGAGAGAATCGAGAATGATTGCCTGACGAATGGCGCGGTCGGCGGAATTGTAATCGCCCTTCGCCATATAGACCAGCCCCATTCCATTGTTAAAGGCGGCTTTCATATCTTTCGATTTCTTCAGGCCGAGGGAGAAACTTTTCTCGGCGGCGTCAACTTTGTTCAGTTTCAACTGGATAAGACCGAGGGCGTATAACCCCTGGTAAAACTTGCCGTCTTTGTCAAAAGACAACTGGTACTGCTTTTCCGCATCAGGCAACTGCCCTCTGGTTTCATGAATCTTGCCCAGCAGAAAATAATTGTAACCGTTGCTGGGGTCGAGTTTGATTTCGTTTTCGATAAGGCTGACGGCACGAGTTGTGTCGCCGCTCTGGAGGGCCTCGGTAATTTCCGGTTTAGCGGTCTGGAGGGATGCGGTCAGCGGAAAAATCAGCAGAGCAAAAAGGCTGATCAGCCCTATGGCGGCCGCCCCCCTTGATGATACGCCTTTCAAAATAAACACCTCTCTGCACAAGGCAAAAAAATTAAAACGATATAATACCTGAATAACGCTTTTTGTCAAGGCTTTTATTGTGGTCATGGCAGTCGATTACTCCTCACTGTTCATCTCTTTTCTTGAACTGTTTCCGCAAGTACTGTATCCGAATGAAAAGATAGAGCGCCAGCAGAACTGAAATCAAAAGTCGAATGGCCGGGGTCAGGTCAAAAGGCAGGAAGAAGACGACATAGATGCCGGCGATTAGAACCAGTGCGGCTGAAACCATGCTGACGATATAACTGGCGCGTGACTCTATCATAAAATTCACTCCAATATTTATACATCTTGCAGGGAGGATTCTTCCCAATAACCTCTTACCATACAATATATTTTCATCAATTAATGTGCCACATTCCGCCTTCAAAAGCAATACAAACTATTTTCGTATGGGAGATAAGAAGTTACGTGGTTCAAAAGAATCGACATCGTTTTCATCGAACGCAGATATTGCGGTCGGACCCCGACGGCAAAATTTAAGGCGGCTCCTAAACCAAATTCAGATAAGCGATTAATAAAATACCGGCTGAGCCCGGCGGGGAAGCCATTCAAAGCGGATTCGTGAAATATTACTACCGTCAAACCTCAGAAAGAGCTCGCCGCGGAAATCAACCTTGCGGTCAAGCAGGTCACGCGCCGGGATGAAGTCCAACTCATTTAGAATCGCCCTCCCCAGCGAATCAAGATTCCTGTTCTCCAACCTGCCAAATGACACCGCCTGAATTTTTCCAAGAGTGTCTATTTTGACATACGCCCGCAGGGTGTCGACAATACGAACCGGATAATTGAACGGCACCTCTCCGGTACTGGTGCCGAGGGGCAGCGGAGGATTTACTATAGAA encodes the following:
- a CDS encoding MotA/TolQ/ExbB proton channel family protein, with the translated sequence MKQSLFITLIVLFSFVIGYIVWGVILKAQPPGTIAHSVYQGGFLVVALMAILLMLIAFIVERFISLYKVAKGKSSIQVFFKNLISLLQAGDYDGAIAACDKQRGTTANVLRAGIERYRQVKDDKSIDGEKKIALTQAAIDEANALEGPLLERNLIALSTIASIATMIGLLGTTIGMIRAFAATGNVEGGVIDAQQLAIGISEALVNTAGGLISGIGGILFYNFFVNKVDAFNYTTDEATFEVLQLLKAKEGV
- a CDS encoding biopolymer transporter ExbD, with translation MAGEVVERQKPGKGKGHRRPKRRISIRIDMTPMVDIAFLLLIFYMVSTVFSMPQAMEINLPPEEEQTEVEVAESNLLTLRIDGLDRFFWNIGNPAKNLPQLIPPAKSASDTSGYVVDADSLRNLLVSLNRENPKLSTLILIRKDARYNSMVDILDEIDILERSWNAARAKELNKKVDDLTPDERFSYRYAMGNWEDSDDKIIEAASAAVGGGV
- a CDS encoding biopolymer transporter ExbD encodes the protein MGIKKKRRISIRIDMTPMVDIAFLLLIFYMATTQFKPPEAKAVTLPRSHSQIKLPDKDIINVTVSKKDSIYVDFLQKETITIDGNEVSTTVRKYAEVDTYNVSAVINRARAINTRALIVIKADKEASFGVMNDIMNSMKENHLTRFLIITDQERELAASGAGGA
- a CDS encoding tetratricopeptide repeat protein, which codes for MKGVSSRGAAAIGLISLFALLIFPLTASLQTAKPEITEALQSGDTTRAVSLIENEIKLDPSNGYNYFLLGKIHETRGQLPDAEKQYQLSFDKDGKFYQGLYALGLIQLKLNKVDAAEKSFSLGLKKSKDMKAAFNNGMGLVYMAKGDYNSADRAIRQAIILDSLNAEYHINLGDVNYMMKVYPLALAEYETALKLDTASLDVYFHMAEACLELKDYTCALEKLKIVLTRDSTHADAWMRAGGIYYRAALSSRNPEDAKRRFMETIGAYKKFIELTSGKPDSTTGRAFYETGMAYMMIGGYEEANSNFATVLSIPVEPKDIYFYRGRAFLGMSQFDSALVNFNKHVEWVAKQGPDFVSGISNDELYRRFGEAYENMKDYANAVDYYRKSLEIDSTQDRVLYSTAICYNYLGDYRNALIYYMKRIALGIDERFWSIYYNAATCAMYLAEKESQMLAQGGDEPIDGMPVSADPLEGVNLPRLAADYLEKVLEYKPDNIKAQGMLASIYLYQLSECPKGTALFEKVLAAEPDNCDALKSLGYASFAGLCAKNFSRAIDYLNRAYNCGLKKGNAACSDVNLMLWIAQAYHFRAIERRDAKLKEESKQDFKAANEWYTKVTKCDPGNTAARDGFDNTRFEF